In the Ilumatobacteraceae bacterium genome, one interval contains:
- a CDS encoding Trm112 family protein: protein MSLDPALLAILACPEDKGPLYHLDAEAVLYNPRLKRTYEIRDGIPVMLVEESTGLSDDDAARLDAIVAERGLAPTFDV, encoded by the coding sequence ATGAGTCTCGATCCCGCCCTCCTCGCCATCTTGGCCTGCCCCGAAGACAAGGGGCCGCTGTACCACCTCGACGCCGAGGCGGTGCTGTACAACCCGCGCCTCAAGCGCACGTACGAGATCCGCGACGGCATCCCCGTCATGCTCGTCGAGGAGTCGACCGGCCTGTCCGACGACGACGCGGCCCGGCTCGACGCGATCGTCGCCGAGCGCGGCCTCGCACCGACGTTCGACGTGTGA
- the ahcY gene encoding adenosylhomocysteinase, whose translation MTSTLAARNDFRVADLSMAPFGRKEMLLAEHEMPGLMAIRKEYGPSKPLAGARISGSLHMTIQTAVLIETLTELGAEVRWASCNIFSTQDHAAAAVVVGPNGTEDDPQGVPVFAWKGETLEEYWWCTEQMMTWPDGADGTVYDGPNMILDDGGDATLLLHKGVEYEKAGEVPDPTEASNAELAIILGLLQRTLKDDDQKWTRMGAGVKGVTEETTTGVKRLYKMFADGELLFPAINVNDSVTKSKFDNLYGCRHSLVDAISRATDVMLGGKLAVVLGYGDVGKGCVQSLRGQGARVVVTEIDPINALQAAMEGLQVVRLEDVVGEADLFVTASGNYGLITADDMQQMKHNAIVCNIGHFDNEIDMEGLARSGATRDELKPGTDVWKFDDGHQIIILAEGRLVNLGCATGHPSFVMSCSFSNQVIAQIELFNRTEDYPLGVYVLPKHLDEKVARFHLDALGVRLTTLTDEQAEYLDMDPAGPFKPEHYRY comes from the coding sequence ATGACGTCAACACTCGCCGCGCGGAACGACTTCCGAGTCGCCGACCTCAGCATGGCCCCGTTCGGCCGCAAGGAGATGCTCCTCGCCGAACACGAGATGCCGGGCCTGATGGCCATCCGCAAGGAGTACGGCCCGAGCAAGCCGCTCGCCGGTGCCCGGATCTCCGGGTCGCTCCACATGACCATTCAGACCGCGGTGCTGATCGAGACGCTCACCGAGCTCGGTGCCGAGGTGCGCTGGGCGAGCTGCAACATCTTCTCCACGCAGGACCACGCTGCCGCGGCGGTCGTCGTCGGCCCGAACGGCACCGAGGACGACCCACAGGGTGTGCCCGTGTTCGCCTGGAAGGGCGAGACGCTCGAGGAGTACTGGTGGTGCACCGAGCAGATGATGACGTGGCCCGACGGTGCAGACGGCACGGTCTACGACGGTCCGAACATGATCCTCGACGACGGCGGCGACGCCACCCTGCTCCTGCACAAGGGCGTCGAGTACGAGAAGGCGGGCGAGGTCCCCGATCCGACCGAGGCGTCCAACGCCGAGTTGGCGATCATCCTCGGCCTCCTGCAGCGCACGCTCAAGGACGACGACCAGAAGTGGACGCGGATGGGTGCCGGCGTCAAGGGCGTCACCGAGGAGACCACCACCGGCGTGAAGCGTCTCTACAAGATGTTCGCCGACGGTGAGCTGCTCTTCCCGGCGATCAACGTCAACGACTCGGTCACCAAGTCGAAGTTCGACAACCTGTACGGCTGTCGCCACTCGCTGGTCGACGCGATCAGCCGGGCGACCGACGTCATGCTCGGCGGCAAGCTCGCCGTCGTGCTCGGCTACGGCGACGTCGGCAAGGGCTGTGTGCAGTCGCTGCGTGGCCAGGGTGCCCGCGTGGTCGTCACCGAGATCGACCCGATCAACGCGCTCCAGGCGGCCATGGAGGGCCTCCAGGTCGTCCGCCTCGAAGACGTCGTCGGCGAGGCCGATCTGTTCGTCACCGCCAGCGGCAACTACGGCCTGATCACGGCCGACGACATGCAGCAGATGAAGCACAACGCGATCGTCTGCAACATCGGCCACTTCGACAACGAGATCGACATGGAGGGCCTCGCCCGCTCCGGCGCGACCCGCGACGAGCTGAAGCCCGGCACCGACGTCTGGAAGTTCGACGACGGCCACCAGATCATCATCCTGGCCGAGGGTCGCCTCGTGAACCTCGGTTGCGCCACCGGCCACCCGAGCTTCGTGATGAGCTGCTCGTTCTCCAACCAGGTGATCGCCCAGATCGAACTCTTCAATCGGACCGAGGACTACCCGCTGGGCGTGTACGTGCTGCCGAAGCATCTCGACGAGAAGGTCGCCCGGTTCCACCTCGACGCCCTCGGCGTGCGACTCACGACGCTCACCGACGAGCAGGCCGAGTACCTCGACATGGACCCGGCCGGCCCCTTCAAGCCCGAGCACTACCGCTACTAG